The stretch of DNA GGGAGATTCTTCACCAGCTCGTCAGAAGGCACGCGATTCACCGTAACTCTCTGGAGGGCGGGCACACAGAAAGCAATACCAGCTTGCCCAGTGGCATCCAAGCCTCCCTCACCTCAATCAGCTCCTTGCCCTACGAGGAGGAAGAGCGGGAGGTGGAGCCCAACAAACTGACAAAATCTATCTCAGCTCCTCAGATCAGTAGCCCTGAGGAGCCTGTTGATGACATGGATATATCAAAACATGCCAAAACTATATTGGACATTGCAGAGGGACAATACGTGGAAATTGGGTTCACCAGCATGGCCCTAGCAGAAAACGTTTCCATGTGCCGGAAAGCCAGAGAAAATGGTGGGTTGCCGCTTCCATTTGCTACCATGGAACACCCCAAATCTGcctttgaagaaaatgttgacagTCCTCACTTACCAGAAGCTGCCGAGGGCTTTTCAGAGGTGGACTGTGgtttggaagccacaggagaagcTGTGTTTCTAATGCAAAATGAAAATCTAGATGACACAGTTGAAAGCCAGCTGCCAAGGAGAACAGGGGAGATCTGTTTGGGAAGGGTTGGTGACTATTTGGACACCAACACCACTGCTGTTGATGTGTATGAGAAGGAGGTAACTTTGCACACAGTCCACGGTTCGTATTCCACAAACGTTGAGGTTTTTTCACACCATGAGGGCCACACGCCAGACTTTTGCTATACTAGCACAGTCTTGTCAGAGGTGGTACCTGAACCTGTCTCTGCAAAGGGTCCCCATGGCAGTTCTCTTGCCAATGGCAAAGTAGTGATATGTGGTGGAGAAATACCCAACTTACAAGAAATTGATCTGGATAACAGACCCGGCTTTGGATCCTCCTGTGCAGAACCAGAAAACCGAGAGTTCAAAATGGTGGCAAACAGCACAGGCTTCCATTCAGTGGTTCCTGGGGCACTGGCGCTCGAGAGCAAAAAGGCTATTGAGGTGGTCAACTTATCTGTTTCTTGCACAGCCACCTGCCTTCCTTTTTCTTCGGTCCTCAAAGAGAACCCGCCAGTGGCCGGCTTCTCCTCCAAGCAGGTCACTTCTCCAATTACTCACCAACCAGTGGGTTCCTTTGGGGTCATCTCCTGTGAGTCCAGTGATGTGGATGGGGAGGCCAATGAAAGGATGCTGAGGTAAGGAGGTCCAAGGGcttttttaatttcccacaatctTCTATTGGCTGCAATTTCATGGACTTGGTGGGTTGATTTGGTACTTCTGATTACACCAGCAGCTGGGGTTCAGGAAGCCCAGAAGCTCAGCTAGGTCATTATTTTTACAATTTGGATTGAAGGTGGTTTTGGgggaagcacataaaaatgcaacatttcaCGAGATACATATAGGATAGCTATGGATTGTAGCTAATGCCATATTTACACTGCTTGCCAAACCAGTGGTGGAAGCACACTGGATGTCAACATGATGTCATATGACTGAGAGGTGGGTGGTTCCAATCACCTGTCAAAATTGTCCTACTGGGGTGTGGGAGATACAGGTCAGTCCCAGTGAGCtaaaaaggtcccccaccccaggCCTACATCATTGGAGACTGTATGGCTGGCATTTGGGTTGAGATCTGAAAATCTGATTTTGGTTACCCTTCCACAACGGGTCTACCAGCTGCAGTGCCAAAACCCAACTCTCACCCCAGCCCTTTGAAGACAATGGTTGAAAAGTCACATGTTGTTGGATGCCCATCTCAATCAGTGATTAATTAGTGTATTCTCCAGTTTTCATCAGGCCaaagaaaagtttaaaaaagaGCTGAAGATTGAAGGATTTCTGTACAGTGACCTAACTGCACTCGCTTCTGATATCCCATATTTCCcaccagaggaagaggaagaaaatttTGAAGATGGGATTCACCTAGTGGTCTGTGTCCATGGGCTGGATGGTAAGGCCAAAGAGGCGATGTGGGGGATAACTGGGCATTCTGAATATACACAGTGTTCACACGATACATAATTGTGTGTGATGTGAAAGCAGACAGCTGCAGTTACGCTAGTCATAGAGACCATGGTTAGAGGGTCTTCAAACTTGGGTTGGACCATAAATCCCAGCCTCCTCTGGGAAGTGAGTCAGTGCTTCAAAACTTGCACAAAGCCATGGGTGTTCTAAACCACAGGCCCCAAGGAGGGCATGTATGAGTGGTTTTTATGgagggataccaaagaaggatgtcagaAAGGCCAGACATCCAGCTCTTGTGATTTATAAGCTTACAGCACAGTGTGCAGAGCCtcactgcttttaaaaacatagGATGGACACCGCAACAGTGAgaggtcatcatcatcatcatcatttttatttgtatgccgcctttccacagttaaaaacgatgctcaaggtggcgtacaacatgacaagatttacataattacaaaagtcataaacaatcaataaaccaaataaaaaaatacacaaccaaatggaaaacaatttccacatatatcaaaatctaaaactaagaatacggcattaatatcacagtttaaaatgacataggtaaaaaataacagcaattttttatatatataaaaaaacagagcCCTCTCTGCATCATGAGATGTCcgcacacaaacaaacattcGTACAACCTTTATGCACAAAGATGCATGCATCACTTCACCCAGAACCTCCTATCACACCTGGCTGGTGAGGCAATAGGTGGCAGCTACTCGAAGCTTCTCCCCTCTCTGGGCCTTGGACTCCGTATCCCAAGGTCCACAGATTAGCACAGCATCAAAGTAAACCAAGTAGCATAtatcaaagcaaataaatatacACATATGAGCTCATTCTTGCAACAACTTCCACTTAGTTTGGCGTTACCTTGGCCACCAATATGGCGCTTGAATGCCTTCCAGAACATTTCACCTTGGGTTCAACACAATGGGGCAAAGTTTGATAGGATGAAAATTGTCCTGAAAATGAATCACCATTTTAGACGAGGCACTGTGTTCGCACTGGGAGCATCACAGCCATATCACTGGAACACAAGTCACTTCCCACCTCCTCAGGATATGCCCGCAGTGTGAGCGGGAATGCAAAGTCATGCAAAGTGGCTCATCATCAGAAGAATCCACTCATGTTTGCTGTGGAAAGAGACGTACCAGGCCGTCATTGTCAACCCCCTTCCCCAGTAAGCAGGTTGAGAGATGGGTGGATGATGTCCTTCAGCATGGGACCCATGTCTTAGAAAAGCAATTTCTTTCCTCCTCAAGGTAACAGTGCAGATCTACGGCTGGTAAAAACTTTCATCGAACTGGGTCTCCCCGGTGGAAAGCTTGACTTCTTGATGTCAGAAAGGAACCAGGTATTTTGCTCATTTCTTACTTCTTTGAGGTTTGTACTTCACGTTTCCATCTCATAATGATGCATTCGACACAGTTAATGATaccacaattttaaaaatggaacacaAAGCTGCAGAAAATAATTACAAATGCATTGGAGCTCAATGGGAGACTCCTTCTTATCAAGAAAGATCCATGTGTTTTTTCATATGTCCTCTGTGATTAAGCACATCCTCCCATGTCTAAATAAAATGGAAGATAAGTAAGTTTCAGAGAAAACCATTAATTATCAGTGCAGGCAAAACAAACAGGCCAGAGTCTATATTTAAGTTTACGAGCATGTTTAGTGGAAGGCAATATTGCAAATTGGATGTGCTCGTGTTTTTCTTTGGAACGAGTGGCAATTAGCAAGATggattttctctctcacacaaaaagaAGCATTAATTACTGGAAATGTTTCCCTTGAATCTTTGTCCCAGCATTTGATGATTATTTCCCTGGCATCTCATTAGTTTTGAATCTGATGCAGAGCTGATGGGATTACAAAACAGCACAGCTCCAGAGAAAAGGAACCATTTGCCATCCTCATCCCTCTGAATTTCATTCCTCCATCATTCCCTTTCTGTTTATTACAAGCAACAACAGAATGCTTGGCTTAACATTTGCACAACTACACATTGCTGGCCCTCAGTGGGTACTAATTATAACTGTTCAACCACAAAATATCCGAACTCTGTTGCAACAATGCAACTTTGTGGTAGCTTTGCAGTCAACATTAACCATCTGATGGTTTCATagagctggtgccaaatgcagcTGGACTTTACATGGTAGTAAAGCTCACAGAGCTTTGTAAGGGCTTCATCACTAACTCTTCAGCTCTGAGCCATGGCAGTGAAGGCCAGAAATTAAGGATGGGACTGGAATGTTGACTGAGGCTGTGATCCTCTAACCCTTTTTCACCTGGAgttccacattcccttctgaccTACCTTCCAGAGGTCGCATGCTAGTGGTGGGTTAGgtgagaggcaaaagtggacaggaaAATTAATGCAAATTTTAATTTTGTGCAGTAGGCCAATTTTTGCACAGCTTTtctttatcctccatccagagTTGTAAGAGGAATTGTCACAATGCAAGTACAATTCCCCGCTGGGCAAAATGTTTCATGGAAGTTGCAAAGCCAAGCCAATGGGAGACGTAGCCTTGGGAAAGTGAGTTTGTTTGGGGGAATTCCCAAGGCACAGACAGAGACGCATAGAGAGTCACATTTGACCTGCATACTtgaggttcaccatccctgctaTTACAGTCACATGTGAATAACTCCCATGCAACACAGGGGTGCTTACATTTGAATAGACATGTGTAAGATTATGCCAATGCAGGCTAACAGTTGTGTACCCTACAATTCTGTATGCATGGtttggttggagagctgcacTGCAACATTCAGAGAGGTTGTGTTTAGATTTGCATACTGGTTTGGgaactgcaaattaggtagtttctcattcaTATGAAAGCCAGATTGAATTTCTTTATCATCCCTACCACACACCGAACACCAGTTGTAGAGCTAATAGAAGTGAACCTCTGAAGTGCATGGTATGCCTTGGGCAggtgcaatcttcttttaaaTATCCTCAAACTTATTTTGTTAATAATTTCAAATAtatggtttacacacacacacacacacacacacacacacacacacacacacacacacaccacatacagtggcacctcgaatTACAAAtgtctcaggttacaaacgcttcaggtgaCAAACTCCGctcacctggaagagttacctcgagttgagaactttgccccaggatgagaatggaaatcgtgtgccggcggcgcagcggcagcaagattccctattagcaaaagcacgcctctagttaagaacagtttcaggttaagagcggacctccggaacgaattaagttcgtaactagacagacagacagacagacagtctcTGTCTTCTTCTTTGCCTATGAAAACTCGGAAGGTATACTACCAACTGTTCTTCTCTTGATTTAACAGACGGACACATTTGCAGATTTCGATACAATGACCGATCGTTTGCTGGATGAAATAATTCAGCACATTCAGCTGTACAACTTGTCGATATCACGAATAAGGTAAATAGCAGTGGCAACTGTGGAGCAGTGTGGCGTCATTTTCATAGGCTGCTGTTTGATTGTTAATATATTGAATGGTGGCCCTTTCTGCTTTTGTACATCACTTTGAGGTTCCTTTGAATGCAGAGCAATGAAGGCGTTCTCTAAATAAATGGATACAAATTGTGTCCCCACAGTTTCATCGGCCATTCCCTCGGCAATGTCATCATCCGATCCGTGTTAACCCGGCCCAGATTTCGCTATTACCTCAATAAGCTGCATACTTTCCTGTCCCTCTCCGGGCCTCACCTGGGAACGCTTTATAACAACAGTACTTTGGTTAGTACAGGTAAGAGCTACCGGCTGTTTGAAGGGAAACACTGAAAGTATGAGAGGGGTTCTAACATCCTGTCTAATGTTTCCTGCCCCATGCTATGAAATGCCATAGGAGTGTCTCCAACCAGGAATGGAATAAAACCATGGAAACCAATTCACTGAAGACCATTGGTTTCTGTGGGCATGCTACGGTTTCAATGGGTATACTCAGAGTAGGGTTTTTAttggagatcacacacacacacacaacctcaccAAATGCACAAAATGAATTGAGAACATGTTTTATAAACAAGCGGACTTTGCTTGTCCATTGCAAATAAACCAAggcttggaagctgtggccctccagatgttgttggattcccattAGGTCAACTCCCATTAATCCATGGCAGCATGGCCAGTTGGTtgaggatgatggaagctgtagtccaagacatctggagatAGGCCTAACCTACTTTTAGAGATCTTGTCTCCCATGATGTTACAATTCCCAGTACACTAGCCCTGAAAAGCCCCTTTGCCTGCCAGCCAACCAGCAACTATCCAGGCCCCTTACCATCACATTACTTTCAGATGACCATTTtggttttgaataaataaattaaaaaataaaaattgtccagtagcaccttagagaccaactaagtttgttctgggtataagctttcttgtgcatgcacacttcttcagttttgAATGACCCAGACCACTCTGCTTCCCCCAGTAGTTCTCAGACTCCCTTGGAAATATCTGCTTTGGGGTTTTAATGAAGGATTGATCTCCCCCAATTGGTTTGCTGGGCTTTACCCTACTTAGGTGCTCTTGGAAACCCACAAATCACCATTGCTTTTTCTAGGCTTGTGGCTCATGCAGAAGCTGAAAAAATCCGGGTCACTTTTGCAGCTAACCTTCAGGGACAATGCAGATCTGCGGAAATGTTTCCTCTACCAGCTCAGCCAAAAAACAGGTGGGTGGTGCTGAGTTAAAATCTAAGCCTCTGTTCTAGCAAGTGGCTGTGTCTTCATTTGCTTGTTTGAAATCCAGTTGACTTGGGGAAACAGCCATCTCACAGAGAGTGGTTTCCAGCTTGGCTGCTACCACAGGAGCCAACTCGGAGGGGTTGAGGTCCCTTTGCTCCTcctcccaaaaaaaatatatgaggAAGCTTGGGACCCCCAAAGTtgctgggcattgccattcaaatggtatgtgtgcacaGTGGCATTTGATGAATTACAAAtgtctcaggttacaaacgcttcaggtgaCAAACTCCGCTCACCTGGAAGAGttactgaaatgtactcggagtcgagagtgaatttcatgctctttattcagctcatagtcatcaaggagaagaggagaagaagaatggctcttttcccaaaaccatctgcttatatacattatttacacaatgggccttgcgtgattggctgcttcagggctacacctgtgggccaattatattgtggattgacttctgcctgcagcctgattggctgctcctacaggccaatcaggtagcagattcacttctgccagccgcctgattggctgctccagcaggccaatcaggttgcggattcacttccacctggagttggattgggtagctcccgctgtttctgaatcctattgttctaggattcagctcagtacataacagttacctcgagttgagaactttgccccaggatgagaatggaaatggtgctgggggagactcttgagagtcccatggactgcaagaagatcaaacctatccattcttaaggaaatcagccttgagtgctcactggaaggacagatcctgaagctgaggctccaatactttggccacctgatgagaagagaagaatccttggaaaagaccttgatgttgggaaaaatggagggcacaaggagaaggggacgacagaggacgagatggttggacagtgttctcgaagctacgaacatgagtttgaccaaactgcgggaggcagtggaagacaggagtgcctggcgtgctatggtccatggggtcacgaagagtcggacacgactaaacgactaaacaacaacaacaatgtgctgGAGCTCcgtgttttattcaagttggcatcccttgCTGCTACTATGCTGTAAAAaaggaggtaaaggacccctggacagttaagtccagtcaaaggcgactatggggttgcggcactcatttcactttcaggccgagggaaccggcattggtccacagacagctttccaggtcatgtggccagcaggactaagccgcttctggcgtaaCAGAGCACTGTGACGGAGACCAGAGTGCacgtaaacaccgtttaccttcccaccacagcagtacctatttatctacttgcactggtgtgctttcaaactgctaggtaggcaggagctgggacagagcaatgggagctcaagccatcgcggggattcaaactgtcgactttctaatcggcaagcccaagaggctcagtggtttagaccacagcgccactgtaTGCTGTAGCCCTTCCTTGACACCAACACAAGGGCTTGGGGGCACTtcaggtccaggggccaaatgcagaccCTTCAGACCTCTTTGTCTGACCCTTCAGATTCCACACAATCTCCTCAACAATATCACCtctactcagtgctatttttctttaaaaaagagagaaggggtttgtgtgtgtgccagaggTTACCACGAATGTATGGTATGATGATGTATGGTATTTCTTTGTATGGTATGATGCTTTCTTCATAGTGGATAGAATTTGCTCCACCACCCAGCATGCACTTAATCCAAGGAAGGCTGTTCTAATGCACACACTTGTttgcccccccttcttttcttacAGGCCTCCAGTATTTCAAAAATGTTGTCCTGGTGGCCTCTCCCCAAGACCGCTACGTCCCATTTCATTCTGCAAGAATAGAAATGTGCAAATCTGCCCTGAAAGACAGGCAGACAGGTGAGCTTCTTTGTGGATTTAAGAGAATGGCTGTAttcgaaacaacaacaaactatgcATAGATTTATTTCTAGATTGGCATATCCTAATAGGACACCTAGCAGATTTATACAGTGTGAAAACAGATGCTTCCCTGTTTCAGGTGCCCATAATCTCCATTAATCAATAGACATCAGGagacaaaagaaaagaaggaatctGCAGTTAGATCTAAGACTCCTATctatgggagccagtgtggtgtagtggttaagagcggtagacttgtaatctggggaaccgggtttgtgtctccgctcttccacatgcagctgctgggtgaccttgggctagtcacacttctttgaagtctctcagcctcactcacctcacagggtgtctgttgtgggggaggaagggaaaaggagatggttagccgctttgagagactccttcgggtagtgataaagcgggatatcaaatccaaactcctcctcctcctcctcctcctcctcctcctcctcctcctcctcctcttcttcttcttcttcttcttcttcttcttcttcttcttcttcttcttcttcttcttcttctgaaatcTGGGTCATACATGGTAcatggcaacttcctatgttcctcaggAGGAACCAGGGCCATCTGCTACACAGGTGATCACTTGAAGGTGATTGCTATTCATCCCAGTTGAGTCAAACAATTGTGTATTGCAAGACTATGTGACTTAGACCAGGTCTAGAGGCCCTCACGGTGTATCCTATCATACCTGACTATTCCCCGGTGCTGATGGGATTTTGAGTTCAATGCTCAGAAGTGCCCCGTTTGTATGCAAGTCTGCTATTCTTGCATGTATCCTGGCTTCTGCGTTTAGAGCTCCTTTTTAGCATTGAAGCCACACCATGTTCAGAAACAGGCACTTATGGGTTTATGTAGGCAAATAATACCCCTGAGGAGTGGTGTTAGGGGTAAAAAGGGAGCAGATTGGAATGGGAAAAGAAGAGCCTGTTAATCTCCCAATTTAACAAGCACAGGAGGGGCACAGGAACCTATGGATTATGTTGGGAAACAGGAGACATTTATCTAAAGGGAAATGACTGTGGCTCCTCTCGACTGCTAGATTTtccattttgtgtgttttttgcttttgtttttgttgttttttgcagatatattctgcaacatgccattgatACACTAGTttattagtggtggatttatgaTGGAACACTTGCACATAAGTTCACTTTATTAGTTGCTCTGAGATACTGTACTTCCTGAATGATAttacattattgccatctggtgCTCCTGCACtgcagcacaacaaaagcagacaaaaacaacaacaacaaaacaccattGGAATATTTGTGatgtgaaaagttacaggatttcagcagggagctACAGGACATGCACTGGTTGGAAACCAAGTGGTGTGTCTTCCTTGAGACCTTTCCAGGAGCATGTGTGTAGGCAGGATTTATGTTGGAGGGGGCAGCGCCTCCGTTTGGATCACGTATAACCGCTCAGATGCCACAATGAGTGCAAaacatcatgaatgcacaatagaaAGGTGCTTCATTTCACCTTGGTCAGCTGAATTTTGGGAAACCACTTGAAGCATCCGCTGTGTTGaactatttcaattgcttttgtttgatttgttcATTTCAAATAGCTGAAAGTCTGTATATTTTGATAATAAACCTTATTTGCAATGTAGGGGTTTCTttgaataattttgattgcaactgtagatgatgatggtggtgatgaataaataaatataccctgcccatctggctgagtttccccagccagtcagggcagctcccaatagaatataaaaaacacgataaaagatcaaacattaaaaacctccctaaacagggctgccttcaggtgtcttctaaaaatctgatagctgtttttctctttgacatctgataggagggcgttccacagggcgggcgccaccaccgagaaggccctctgcctggtttcctgcaaccttgcttcttgctgtgagggaaccgccagaaggccctcagagctggaccttaatgtccgggctgaacgatggggggtggtggtggtggatagatagatagatgatagatagatagagtggttcctcgacttacgaaggcgatccgttatgcggtgctcttcgtaagttgaaacctttgtatgtcaaagcgtccattttgcgcatgtgtggAGCacaattttgcgctttgcgcatgtgcagaccgtgtgcaccgcttctgcgcagaaCGTGCGaggggcgaaaatacttccgggtttgatgacttcgtaagtcgaaacctttggaagtcgaggtaccactggagagagagagagagagagagagagagagagagagagagagagagagagagatgatagatagaagatagatagatagataggtagatagataggtagataggtagatagatgattgatataTAGATAGTAacaccaacagcatctgaagggccacaggctctccatctTTGAGTTACACAAATGCAGTCAACTACACAGAAAAACCTATATTGATGGGAAATACCTCTCAGAGTTAGTttaccagacatccctgtttcctgGATTTACCCGgaattacaaatcagtcccctgacaaaatccatctatttagtaggaagttgtgtccccggattcattgggggggTGGAAATCTGGTAATCTTATATCAGAGCCGAGGAACAGATATCAATGGGGATCACCTGCCCTTCACCTCTGCAATGCCAGCAAAAGCTCAGCTGGACTTAGGATGAGATGGTGGAACCACGTTCAAGTATCACcccctgtgagggacaagggatacagggaagtccctcccatcttaagttccagcccatcaccaagcgctggagagagtaaggagagctctgcctccagcggagagtcaggaagtggtgtccgaggctcaggcagggttgtggagcccatgcctcaggtgggacaggaagttggacgcacgggggggaggccaatccccccaactcccgaattgcgacgcaaacgtagggggaagaggttgggtctgccaaagttgtggtgctggaagaaaacgcgccaatcgccattcgggagttctgacacctcaccttaaggatgcatttttactgctctgaacactgtaaatagtcagcacttaataaaagccttaaaagaccatgctggagtcgttactctagagtagccataccaggccctctgacagcaactcccgaatcttttttggctactttggagtgcagcgatgagcgctcaagaggctgagcattggaggctggaggctgaagcagcgaagcaggagctacagaccctcacagcgcacgcacagcagcaattgcatgccgctcaggaggaagcgcgaggggcgcaggaggagctgaacaagctggtggaccaggtgaggacaaaagaggagactgagaaacagctaagggtgatggtattagacctgcagaaaaagttggaagaggagaaagccgctagaggtgggggggcaccccagccgcagctagtccaagtgagaaggggacagagcctagtcaccaagttcagcggagacccgagggagtacctcggattcgagactgagataaattatgcgctggaattgcatgcagcagaattcccagatgacgcgcacagagtctactttatcatagagcatttgacgggggccgcccgggaatgggtaagaccgctcatcgcgcaaaaaaatccttgcatgaagaacgcaactttatttctagaagctttaaaattaatgtacgctagcgacagtgaaatggaggccactaaacaggagcttcatgacctaacacaaggaaaatcgacagttagagactactggg from Zootoca vivipara chromosome 8, rZooViv1.1, whole genome shotgun sequence encodes:
- the FAM135B gene encoding protein FAM135B isoform X2, which codes for MFDYFHLSAISVTLHASLVALHQPLISFARPGKGSWLGKNSLETGPDLTGMSLENLVFGAGYCKPVASEGSFYVPSENCMQHAHKWHKDLCLLLLKAYRGLHMYYAFITKEIPNLPQLKLEDLSVEGTLLQLSAELQMLNNPEKIAEQISKDLTWLCSHLLALWTQFLEIVTLHPDVTAYLVQEHHTLRVRRFSEAFFHAEHQKPAVVTFQESLIQHHNQISSEVRNSEYLTSMPPLPVECLDIDGDWGTLPIIFEDRYVDFPYKVQSLDSLPDYVVSAGGKAQVDLIGKNEDPSSNDDSALAKGDFRNNVPFIIHTDRINGKSVYGHSYPKEDSCMVESFKDHSTTQVHTMNGDAQSHGDESDLASNLISGLQSELLNDHTESLKTPMELSENNSDRLSLEAAYLDISPVCNNDRQGEPMLVMTAQYDGGACGQHKLLNEIELSQAASGDGSESTLTSDKLLSDKGNAPEKPADQSCESTLPSLRTFDVSDDLGSLNQIRDAEEIKEQRVQECEEFSLTSGVIKRSSSLISDSGIESEPSSVAWSDARSKALELPSDREILHQLVRRHAIHRNSLEGGHTESNTSLPSGIQASLTSISSLPYEEEEREVEPNKLTKSISAPQISSPEEPVDDMDISKHAKTILDIAEGQYVEIGFTSMALAENVSMCRKARENGGLPLPFATMEHPKSAFEENVDSPHLPEAAEGFSEVDCGLEATGEAVFLMQNENLDDTVESQLPRRTGEICLGRVGDYLDTNTTAVDVYEKEVTLHTVHGSYSTNVEVFSHHEGHTPDFCYTSTVLSEVVPEPVSAKGPHGSSLANGKVVICGGEIPNLQEIDLDNRPGFGSSCAEPENREFKMVANSTGFHSVVPGALALESKKAIEVVNLSVSCTATCLPFSSVLKENPPVAGFSSKQVTSPITHQPVGSFGVISCESSDVDGEANERMLSFHQAKEKFKKELKIEGFLYSDLTALASDIPYFPPEEEEENFEDGIHLVVCVHGLDGNSADLRLVKTFIELGLPGGKLDFLMSERNQTDTFADFDTMTDRLLDEIIQHIQLYNLSISRISFIGHSLGNVIIRSVLTRPRFRYYLNKLHTFLSLSGPHLGTLYNNSTLVSTGLWLMQKLKKSGSLLQLTFRDNADLRKCFLYQLSQKTGLQYFKNVVLVASPQDRYVPFHSARIEMCKSALKDRQTGPVYAEMINNLLQPVVGTKDCTLIRHDVFHALPNTANTLIGRAAHIAVLDSELFLEKFFLVAGLNYFK